Proteins found in one Primulina eburnea isolate SZY01 chromosome 16, ASM2296580v1, whole genome shotgun sequence genomic segment:
- the LOC140816113 gene encoding uncharacterized protein, whose protein sequence is MAKLSYKMHGDVFETEKNGIIEFEVGQIFKDVDHFKSVLEDYKVHEGFRMKRIHNARNMQTTKCKTDGCPWRIHASKWIDGVTFKIKTYDGPHTCVMQCIDKSATSKWVAKKYEKQLKSAQGMTVGDLGSALIDDYGVHFDVCKLHRARKKVTKKYMGDHEVSYNKLPKYAKVLRKYNSGVTCKILCEGLDLFNPNYNPIFKRFFVSFVAQREGFVNGCRPFIGVDGCFLKILLEDNFCVQ, encoded by the coding sequence ATGGCAAAACTAAGTTATAAAATGCATGGAGATGTCtttgaaactgagaaaaatggAATTATAGAATTTGAGGTTGGTCAGATTTTTAAGGATGTGGATCATTTTAAGAGTGTTTTAGAGGATTACAAAGTCCATGAGGGTTTTAGAATGAAGAGGATTCATAATGCAAGAAATATGCAAACAACAAAGTGCAAAACCGATGGTTGCCCTTGGAGGATCCATGCATCAAAGTGGATTGATGGAgtaacttttaaaattaaaacttaTGATGGTCCACACACTTGTGTTATGCAATGCATAGATAAAAGTGCAACATCCAAGTGGGTAGCTAAAAAATATGAGAAACAACTGAAATCTGCTCAAGGAATGACAGTTGGGGATTTGGGATCTGCTCTTATTGATGATTATGGTGTTCATTTTGATGTTTGTAAACTTCATAGAGCGCGAAAAAAGGTGACCAAAAAGTATATGGGTGATCATGAGGTTAGTTATAACAAACTTCCCAAATATGCTAAAGTTTTGAGAAAATATAATTCGGGCGTAACCTGTAAAATATTGTGTGAAGGATTAGATTTGTTCAATCCAAATTATAATCccatattcaagagattttttGTTAGTTTTGTTGCTCAAAGAGAGGGGTTTGTGAATGGATGTAGGCCCTTCATTGGGGTAGATGGTTGTTTCTTAAAAATCCTTTTGGAGGACAACTTTTGTGTGCAGTAA